In Topomyia yanbarensis strain Yona2022 chromosome 2, ASM3024719v1, whole genome shotgun sequence, one DNA window encodes the following:
- the LOC131684331 gene encoding uncharacterized protein LOC131684331: MSVEFGEIIEPSTRAFWDDYDESEDGAAPLLLYEWDWLNEDNTEQKIDNVKLLLILEGQAISSFVGTAVLKGRSPICRLNNGSTSIYYNPDKATLICLSEEKDLNNFGRITEKLVHWLGSAEQVAAISFQPSVMHKGTSSRETEEACFIRAINGQVKTIPELEAPNVIAGISAGALSYRKFKDLEASAYVCYLDSSVLDSVSTKPILRLLNSLSVDCDLSYQLKFVDGSNLYV, encoded by the exons ATGAGTGTTGAATTTGGTGAAATTATTGAGCCTTCAACGCGAGCATTCTGGGATGATTACGATGAAAGCGAGGATGGTGCTGCACCTTTGCTATT ATACGAATGGGACTGGTTAAATGAGGACAACACCGAACAAAAGATCGACAACGTAAAATTGCTGCTGATTTTGGAAGGTCAAGCGATATCTAGTTTTGTTGGAACAGCTGTCTTGAAGGGTCGATCGCCAATCTGTCGGTTGAACAATGGATCCACCAGCATTTACTACAACCCCGATAAAGCTACATTGATTTGTCTGTCCGAAGAAAAGGATCTTAATAACTTTGGTCGTATAACTGAAAAACTGGTGCACTGGCTCGGATCTGCCGAGCAAGTTGCTGCTATTTCGTTCCAACCAAGTGTAATGCACAAAGGAACCAGTTCCCGCGAGACGGAAGAAGCATGCTTTATTCGAGCAATCAATGGACAAGTTAAAACAATCCCAGAACTGGAAGCGCCAAACGTTATTGCTGGAATTTCGGCAGGTGCACTCAGTTACAGAAAGTTTAAGGACCTGGAAGCATCTGCATATGTGTGCTATTTGGATTCGTCGGTTTTGGATTCGGTTTCTACCAAACCGATTCTGAGATTGCTCAACTCTCTGTCTGTTGATTGCGATCTGAGTTATCAGCTTAAGTTCGTGGATGGCTCGAACCTGTATGTGTAA